A window from Flavobacterium sp. 83 encodes these proteins:
- the tatA gene encoding twin-arginine translocase TatA/TatE family subunit: MGRLGVTEILVILAVVLLLFGGKKIPELMKGLGSGIKEFKNAAKDDSQPADKKEEETK, translated from the coding sequence ATGGGAAGATTAGGTGTTACAGAAATCCTTGTTATATTGGCCGTTGTTTTATTACTTTTTGGAGGTAAAAAAATTCCGGAATTAATGAAAGGTTTAGGAAGCGGGATCAAAGAATTCAAAAACGCTGCCAAAGATGACAGTCAGCCAGCTGATAAGAAAGAAGAAGAAACAAAATAA